The Candidatus Methanomethylicota archaeon genome has a segment encoding these proteins:
- a CDS encoding carbon-nitrogen hydrolase family protein yields QFNASRSKDENLKRILSYIEYASKLGIELIVFPEYSMFFPLDKDSLKHSEYIDGGFLGEIRRSARDCNVNVVVNFSEKSNDKAGRVYDTSVLISSSGEVLSVYRKTHLFDAFNVRESDYIVPGDSLAKPVRLGDFNVGLLICYDIRFPEAARSLAIDGCTLLCVSSAWYGGVLKEVHLLTMILARAIENGIYVVMANQTQPRFCGRSCIVDPYGVVLADAGEREGVMIHSDISIDRLNDVRRSLPLLSQRRPELYLQK; encoded by the coding sequence TACAATTTAATGCCAGTAGATCTAAAGATGAGAATCTTAAGAGGATCTTGAGTTACATTGAGTATGCATCTAAACTTGGTATTGAACTCATCGTCTTCCCCGAGTATTCCATGTTCTTTCCATTGGATAAGGATTCATTGAAGCATTCGGAGTATATTGATGGGGGATTTTTAGGTGAAATTAGGCGTTCAGCGAGGGATTGTAATGTAAATGTTGTTGTGAACTTTTCTGAGAAGTCCAATGATAAGGCTGGGAGGGTTTATGACACCTCAGTTTTGATATCCAGTTCTGGTGAAGTACTTTCAGTTTATCGTAAAACACATCTCTTCGATGCATTTAATGTTAGGGAATCTGATTACATAGTTCCTGGAGATTCTTTGGCTAAACCTGTTAGATTGGGTGATTTCAATGTTGGTCTTCTAATATGTTATGATATTCGTTTTCCAGAGGCTGCCAGAAGCCTAGCTATTGATGGGTGCACGCTACTTTGCGTTTCCTCAGCATGGTATGGTGGGGTTTTAAAGGAGGTTCATCTATTAACTATGATTTTGGCTAGAGCCATAGAGAATGGAATTTATGTTGTTATGGCAAATCAAACTCAGCCGAGATTTTGTGGTAGGAGTTGTATAGTTGACCCATATGGCGTGGTGTTGGCGGATGCTGGTGAACGTGAGGGTGTAATGATACATAGTGATATAAGTATTGATAGATTGAATGATGTTAGGAGAAGTCTACCATTACTATCTCAAAGGAGACCTGAACTATACCTTCAAAAATGA
- a CDS encoding GAF domain-containing protein codes for MNKDEIYEKCYNEIIGRVKGKEIVEKMRIVCEVMKKNIPYYFWVGFYIPREEYLELGPSMGPPACARIAYTGVCGTAYRRKETIVVPDVDKFPGHIVCDPRSKSEISAPVFNSRGEVIAVFDVDSDQLGSFDEKDKVWVEKILRKVFTEL; via the coding sequence ATGAATAAAGATGAGATTTACGAGAAATGCTACAATGAGATAATAGGGAGAGTTAAAGGCAAAGAGATTGTGGAGAAGATGAGGATAGTTTGCGAAGTTATGAAGAAGAATATCCCATACTACTTCTGGGTTGGATTCTACATTCCAAGAGAGGAATATCTGGAGCTAGGTCCCTCAATGGGCCCCCCTGCATGTGCAAGAATAGCATATACGGGGGTATGTGGGACAGCATATAGACGTAAGGAAACAATAGTGGTTCCAGATGTGGATAAGTTTCCAGGGCACATAGTATGTGATCCGAGATCTAAATCCGAAATATCAGCGCCAGTATTCAATTCAAGGGGGGAGGTAATAGCTGTATTTGATGTCGATAGCGATCAGCTGGGAAGCTTTGACGAGAAAGATAAAGTGTGGGTTGAGAAGATATTGAGGAAAGTCTTCACAGAACTCTAA